The following proteins are encoded in a genomic region of Nicotiana sylvestris chromosome 4, ASM39365v2, whole genome shotgun sequence:
- the LOC104214962 gene encoding probable disease resistance RPP8-like protein 2 has protein sequence MADAVVNFLLENLLQLVTNNVKLISGVEKEFQNLLEEVRRLKAFLDDAAKYHSDSSLWKQLVRDIRITVHRAEDVIDKFLVQAKLHQEKNKVKRSFDLCHVRKVWDLAKDIEAIHQNVKEFRQNNQKAFQPKPMLDLPQRVTREPQDTLLEYKEVVGFDYEAEYVIKRLVKGSKDLEFVPIVGMAGIGKTTLARKVCSHSQISNNFSKKIWVYVGRSYELKGILSKILQSLTERIEEFRYKDVNELAEVICDFMAKEGGRYLFVLDDVWAKELVVVDLVKRILQENNRGHRIMMTTRDEYVASYASEHPHRLKYLSDEESFQLLEKRAFGNERCPDELVELGKSIATKCSGLPLAVELSAGALRSRPNKNYWERIEKNVGLYLVIENDPASCWEIVETSYNILPQEMKACFLYCFAFLQGYSIPAQKLIRLWIAEGLIKSSPTYTFEELAENYLEEFALRGLVTLSRDGDSIKEIGFHDVLYEFYKTEAIMESVFQELRLTPDQNLPSIQDPDTSRRLCIESSVLRDFLSRKQLNAQHVRSFLCFSTTERQIELSLPDVKLISQAFPLIRVLEIQSVKIFLPVYFNQLFHLRYIAISGDFAELPASFGKFWNLQFLIVNTSTPEPTLKIKANIWNLSRLRHLKTNIPAELLPPPNPTVEGSCLQILSKVAPESCNKVVLAKAGNLKKLSIQGRLGAFLETNKDGFSTFQGLGRLEKLKLMNDIPYMSEALHLPPELFRFLRKLKKLTLSNTRFKWNEADRLGQLECLEVLKLKEDAFTGKSWKPEKGGFKQLQVLWIQKADLECWEASRDHFPRLKKLVLNCAKLENVPVELSHFLQSRS, from the exons atggcagaTGCAGTGGTGAATTTTCTGCTGGAGAACCTACTGCAGCTAGTCACTAACAATGTCAAGCTAATTTCAGGTGTTGAGAAAGAGTTTCAGAATCTGCTAGAAGAAGTTCGCCGCCTAAAAGCTTTCCTAGATGATGCTGCAAAATACCATAGCGATAGCAGTCTGTGGAAACAGTTGGTCAGAGACATCAGAATTACAGTGCATAGAGCTGAGGATGTCATTGACAAATTCCTTGTTCAGGCGAAGCTACATCAAGAGAAGAATAAAGTGAAAAGGTCTTTTGATTTATGCCATGTTAGAAAAGTTTGGGATCTGGCAAAGGATATTGAAGCAATTCATCAAAATGTGAAGGAATTTCGCCAAAATAATCAAAAGGCTTTTCAGCCCAAACCAATGCTCGATCTACCACAAAGAGTTACACGGGAGCCTCAG GATACACTGTTGGAGTATAAAGAAGTGGTTGGCTTTGATTACGAAGCGGAATATGTGATCAAACGACTTGTTAAAGGATCAAAGGATCTGGAATTTGTCCCTATTGTGGGTATGGCTGGAATTGGCAAAACAACATTGGCAAGAAAAGTTTGTAGTCATTCTCAGATTTCAAATAATTTTTCCAAGAAAATTTGGGTTTATGTCGGCAGGTCATACGAACTAAAGGGTATCCTTTCTAAGATTCTCCAATCGTTGACGGAACGCATTGAAGAATTTCGCTATAAAGATGTGAACGAATTAGCTGAAGTAATATGTGATTTTATGGCTAAAGAAGGTGGTAGATACCTCTTTGTCCTGGACGATGTGTGGGCTAAAGAACTTGTGGTTGTGGATTTGgtcaaaagaattctccaagaaaaCAACAGAGGTCATCGGATCATGATGACCACTCGCGACGAGTATGTGGCTAGCTATGCCAGTGAACATCCTCATCGTCTGAAATATCTATCCGACGAAGAAAGTTTTCAATTGCTGGAAAAGAGAGCTTTTGGTAATGAAAGATGTCCTGACGAGTTAGTAGAACTTGGAAAAAGTATTGCAACAAAATGTAGCGGATTACCACTTGCAGTAGAGTTAAGTGCCGGAGCCTTAAGATCTCGTCCGAACAAAAATTATTGGGAAAGAATCGAGAAAAATGTGGGGCTGTACCTTGTCATAGAGAATGACCCTGCAAGTTGCTGGGAAATTGTGGAAACCAGTTACAACATTTTGCCCCAAGAAATGAAGGCGTGCTTCTTGTATTGCTTCGCCTTTCTTCAAGGTTATTCCATCCCTGCGCAGAAATTGATTCGCTTGTGGATCGCGGAGGGACTAATAAAGTCCAGTCCGACGTATACCTTCGAGGAGCTAGCAGAGAATTACTTGGAGGAGTTTGCTCTGAGGGGTCTAGTCACATTGTCGAGGGATGGTGATTCAATAAAAGAAATTGGATTTCATGACGTGTTGTATGAGTTCTACAAGACAGAGGCAATAATGGAGAGTGTTTTCCAAGAACTACGTCTAACACCCGATCAGAATCTTCCCTCCATACAAGATCCAGATACTTCTCGTCGCTTGTGTATTGAATCATCTGTTCTGCGTGATTTTCTCTCCAGAAAACAATTAAATGCACAACATGTTAGATCTTTCTTATGCTTTTCGACAACAGAAAGACAAATCGAGTTGTCTCTTCCTGATGTTAAACTCATCTCCCAAGCATTTCCACTGATCAGGGTCTTGGAAATTCAATCTGTTAAAATTTTCCTCCCCGTGTATTTTAACCAACTATTTCATTTGAGGTATATTGCTATCTCAGGTGATTTCGCGGAACTTCCTGCATCCTTTGGTAAGTTCTGGAATTTACAGTTTCTCATAGTTAATACAAGTACACCAGAGCCCACTCTTAAAATAAAAGCAAATATATGGAACTTGTCACGGTTGAGGCATTTAAAGACCAACATCCCCGCAGAATTGTTGCCCCCTCCTAACCCAACGGTTGAAGGCTCTTGCCTACAAATTCTGTCAAAAGTTGCACCAGAGAGTTGCAATAAAGTTGTGCTTGCAAAGGCCGGAAATCTCAAAAAGTTAAGTATTCAAGGGCGACTGGGAGCTTTTCTTGAGACTAACAAGGACGGATTCAGCACTTTTCAAGGGTTAGGGCGCctagaaaaattgaaactgatgAATGATATTCCTTACATGAGTGAAGCTCTTCACCTTCCTCCAGAATTATTCAGATTTTTGCGCAAACTGAAGAAGTTAACTTTGTCAAATACAAGGTTTAAATGGAACGAGGCGGATAGACTGGGCCAGCTGGAATGCCTTGAGGTCTTGAAGTTGAAAGAAGATGCATTTACGGGGAAGTCCTGGAAACCAGAGAAAGGAGGTTTTAAACAACTCCAGGTCTTGTGGATTCAAAAGGCTGACCTCGAATGTTGGGAGGCTTCAAGAGATCACTTCCCAAGACTTAAGAAACTTGTTCTTAATTGTGCTAAGCTTGAGAATGTGCCAGTTGAGTTATCTCATTTTCTCCAGTCGCGCTCCTGA